One genomic segment of Aquipluma nitroreducens includes these proteins:
- the istB gene encoding IS21-like element helper ATPase IstB: protein MRQMKFFGMVRAFRTSIENGSMIQMTGDEMVSMLIDAEWDDRNNRRIERQMRNAKFRYKANIEQLHFDIDRNLDKNQFMRMAECTFIGRKENLLITGSTGIGKSFIASAIGNQACTLGFKVLYANTTKLFTRLKMAKADGSYIREVAKIERQDLLILDDFGLQPLDASNRSVLMEIVEDRHGNRSTIITSQLPVAQWYEVIGEQTIADAILDRIVHDAHRMELVGESIRRRQRNKIVETVESE from the coding sequence ATGAGACAGATGAAGTTCTTCGGTATGGTTCGTGCCTTTAGAACAAGCATCGAGAATGGCAGCATGATTCAAATGACAGGCGATGAAATGGTATCGATGCTTATTGATGCCGAATGGGATGATCGTAACAATCGCCGCATAGAGAGGCAAATGCGCAATGCAAAGTTCCGTTATAAAGCCAACATTGAGCAGTTGCACTTTGATATAGATCGCAACCTGGACAAAAATCAGTTCATGCGTATGGCTGAGTGTACTTTTATCGGAAGAAAAGAGAATCTTCTGATCACCGGGAGTACCGGAATAGGCAAGAGCTTCATTGCTTCTGCTATCGGAAATCAAGCCTGTACCCTTGGGTTCAAAGTACTTTATGCCAACACTACAAAGCTGTTTACAAGATTAAAAATGGCCAAAGCAGATGGTTCGTACATCAGAGAAGTTGCAAAGATAGAAAGACAGGATCTTTTGATTCTGGACGATTTTGGCTTGCAGCCGCTTGATGCATCAAACAGGTCGGTACTTATGGAAATCGTGGAAGATCGTCACGGAAACCGTTCAACCATTATAACCTCTCAGTTGCCAGTGGCACAATGGTATGAGGTTATCGGAGAACAAACAATAGCGGATGCAATACTTGACCGCATTGTTCATGATGCTCATCGAATGGAACTTGTAGGAGAATCAATACGAAGAAGACAACGAAACAAAATCGTAGAAACTGTTGAATCAGAATAA
- the istA gene encoding IS21 family transposase, producing MSKVRSIIRLYTEGVSKQSIGERTGLPRNSVKKYIRLFLASGKSPQEIQLMSDTELEQMFLDMVPRNHIENDLRYQSLEAFFPTMEKALKIRGNTKEKLWEQYFEQHPAGYRFSQFKHYYLLWKKVRNPVMHIEHKAGEKMYVDYAGEKLKVLDPETLDITEVEVFVAILGASQLTYVEASYTQQKEDFINSCENALHYFGGVPNAIVTDNLKSAVIKSNRYEPTLNEAFRDFVSYYSMAALPAAPYKPKHKALVEGAVKIIYRSIYSILKGNVYSCIELLNSAIREALEAHNNRPLTGRPFSRRQLFEDTERHFLHPLPEKRYELKRRYIASVMKNNYVCLAEDKHYYSVPYHFIGKKVTLLYSQSEVEIYHRYERIAVHKRNRHLFGHTTITDHLASQHRFMSDWNPDKFIERAAEVGPQTKEYIIQLLNARQHPEQTYRSCQGVLSFSVRAGKERLNNACLRALQYGDYSYQTIRVILEKGLDRNVDDQQHVDQSMPPHLNIRGKNYYR from the coding sequence ATGAGCAAGGTAAGAAGCATTATCAGGCTTTACACCGAGGGTGTAAGTAAACAGTCCATCGGGGAACGGACAGGTCTTCCCCGCAATAGTGTTAAGAAGTATATCAGGTTGTTCCTGGCTTCGGGCAAATCGCCCCAGGAGATTCAACTGATGAGTGACACTGAACTTGAGCAGATGTTTCTGGATATGGTTCCACGCAATCATATTGAGAATGATCTGCGTTATCAATCTCTGGAAGCATTTTTCCCCACCATGGAAAAAGCATTGAAGATCCGGGGAAACACCAAGGAGAAGCTTTGGGAGCAATATTTTGAACAGCATCCTGCAGGCTATCGGTTTTCACAGTTCAAGCATTATTATCTTCTCTGGAAGAAGGTTCGTAATCCGGTTATGCACATTGAGCATAAGGCCGGGGAGAAGATGTATGTTGATTATGCAGGCGAAAAACTCAAGGTTTTAGATCCGGAAACATTAGACATCACAGAGGTAGAGGTTTTTGTCGCCATACTGGGTGCAAGCCAGTTGACCTACGTAGAGGCCAGTTATACCCAACAGAAGGAAGACTTCATCAACTCCTGCGAAAATGCATTACATTACTTCGGAGGTGTTCCTAATGCCATCGTTACGGATAACTTAAAATCGGCGGTAATCAAGAGTAATCGTTATGAGCCAACACTTAATGAGGCTTTTCGTGACTTCGTAAGCTATTATTCGATGGCGGCTTTACCGGCAGCTCCGTATAAACCCAAACACAAAGCGTTGGTAGAAGGTGCCGTCAAAATCATTTACCGTTCGATTTACAGCATTTTAAAGGGTAATGTATATTCTTGCATTGAACTGCTAAATAGCGCGATCAGGGAGGCACTGGAAGCTCATAATAACAGGCCGCTTACAGGAAGGCCATTCAGCAGGCGACAGTTATTCGAAGATACTGAACGACACTTTTTGCACCCTTTACCTGAAAAGAGATATGAGTTGAAGCGACGCTATATCGCTTCTGTGATGAAGAACAATTACGTCTGCCTTGCCGAGGATAAGCATTATTACAGTGTTCCTTACCATTTTATCGGCAAGAAGGTAACCTTGCTTTACAGCCAATCTGAGGTTGAAATTTATCACCGCTACGAGCGAATTGCAGTGCACAAAAGGAACAGGCACCTTTTTGGACACACAACAATAACAGATCATCTGGCCTCGCAGCACCGCTTCATGAGCGACTGGAACCCCGATAAATTTATCGAACGAGCCGCAGAGGTAGGCCCTCAAACAAAAGAATATATTATCCAGTTGCTAAATGCCCGGCAGCATCCGGAGCAGACCTATCGATCCTGCCAGGGAGTTTTAAGTTTTTCGGTACGTGCCGGAAAAGAGCGGCTTAACAATGCTTGTCTGCGTGCACTTCAATATGGCGATTACAGCTATCAGACCATCCGGGTAATCCTTGAAAAAGGACTTGACCGAAACGTTGATGATCAGCAGCATGTTGATCAGTCAATGCCCCCTCACCTGAACATACGTGGTAAAAACTATTACCGGTAA
- a CDS encoding tyrosine-type recombinase/integrase, whose translation MFNYANSGVTVSSILDNRRATNDNLYPIKIRVTFQRIRKYYSTGKYLKSEAWEKLPETKSKKMLSIRFDIQNTFDIVKDTVQGLLYEGGFSFEALNSRLNKSPSDTLNAGFKIKIQALLDNEQVGTHLFYQDALKSVESYGGENISYTVVTVDWLKCYEKYMLKLGRAYTTIGMYCRAIRSIINEAKRAGIIKENQYPFGNGKYEIPTGTGRKLALTLQQIKSVASHSDGTETTEKYRDMWFFSYLCNGINFADMLTLKYSNIRNGEICFLRAKTTRTSKVKKEVCAILTPEMNAIIKKWGNKSQKPDEYIFKYLTGKETPFKEKDVIKSVTKLCNKRLKKIGTTLGIESLSTYTARHSYATVLKRSGANIAYISESLGHNDLKTTENYLASFERDERVKNASLLTNFGE comes from the coding sequence ATGTTCAATTATGCAAACAGTGGAGTTACCGTATCTTCTATTTTAGATAACAGGAGGGCAACCAATGACAATTTATATCCTATCAAAATCCGTGTTACATTCCAGCGTATCCGTAAATATTATTCAACTGGGAAATATCTTAAATCAGAAGCATGGGAAAAGCTGCCGGAAACTAAGAGTAAGAAGATGCTTTCTATAAGATTTGATATTCAAAATACGTTTGATATAGTGAAAGATACCGTGCAAGGGTTGTTATATGAAGGTGGCTTTTCCTTTGAAGCATTAAATAGCCGCCTGAATAAGTCCCCTTCGGATACATTAAATGCCGGATTCAAAATAAAAATTCAGGCTTTATTGGATAATGAACAGGTTGGAACCCATCTTTTCTATCAGGATGCACTTAAAAGCGTGGAATCTTATGGAGGAGAGAATATTTCTTATACGGTAGTCACAGTAGATTGGCTAAAATGCTACGAAAAGTATATGTTAAAATTAGGAAGGGCATATACAACCATAGGGATGTACTGTCGTGCCATTCGTTCTATTATCAATGAAGCAAAAAGGGCAGGAATAATAAAAGAAAATCAATATCCATTTGGAAATGGGAAGTATGAAATACCAACAGGTACAGGTCGTAAATTGGCTCTTACATTACAACAAATAAAATCGGTTGCAAGTCATTCTGACGGAACTGAAACAACAGAAAAATATCGTGATATGTGGTTTTTCTCCTACCTGTGTAATGGTATCAATTTTGCGGATATGCTTACTCTGAAATATTCCAATATACGGAACGGTGAGATTTGTTTTTTACGTGCCAAAACAACCCGAACATCCAAGGTGAAAAAAGAAGTATGCGCGATATTGACACCTGAAATGAACGCAATTATCAAGAAATGGGGCAATAAATCCCAAAAACCGGATGAATATATTTTCAAGTATCTGACAGGCAAGGAAACACCTTTTAAGGAAAAAGATGTAATAAAATCTGTGACCAAGCTTTGTAATAAGAGATTAAAAAAGATCGGAACAACTTTAGGAATTGAATCGTTAAGCACTTACACCGCGAGACATTCCTACGCCACGGTTCTGAAACGGTCAGGAGCGAATATTGCTTACATTTCGGAAAGCTTAGGTCATAATGATTTGAAAACGACTGAAAATTATTTAGCATCTTTTGAGAGGGATGAGCGAGTAAAGAATGCAAGCTTATTAACCAACTTTGGAGAATAA
- a CDS encoding ATP-binding protein encodes MAIHINVEKLISGKIVEGERIEYKKGWNPAAIYRTICAFANDFENIGGGYIIVGAEEEKGRAKRPVTGIATNELDSIQKKMVEFNKMINPHYDPKISIETIDNASILVIWVPGGNQRPYEVPEDVTIKKDKKYRYYIRRYASTVQADKDERDELISLTRQTPFDDRINTQASVEDISPLLVREYLQNVKSSLIEQIETTPINDIYRAMDLVSGPDELLYPKNIALMMFNYRPEKFFPYSRIEIVEFPNGLGDPVFYEKPTITGPVYLQIQKALAQLESIVLKERIYKLPDRAEAERIWNYPFRALEESVVNALYHRNWEVREPVEIRILPDCIEIVNQGGPDRSVKMEELQKGIIHNRRYRNRRIGDFLKELDMTEGRGTGIPIIRKEMEKNGSPEPRFETDENHSYFITTLPIHPAFLLEEEMSEGVHKGVKLSDGQHDAIFNLIHEGVNEGVNEGVNENVYDIINILKNVAGLNAVEIASRTKRGLSTVERYLRLLRKKEIVEFKGVPKTGGYYLTKKAKDKLK; translated from the coding sequence ATGGCAATACACATTAATGTCGAGAAATTGATTTCAGGAAAAATCGTTGAAGGGGAGCGGATTGAGTACAAAAAAGGTTGGAATCCGGCAGCGATTTACCGGACGATTTGTGCATTTGCCAATGATTTTGAAAATATTGGCGGAGGTTATATCATTGTTGGAGCCGAAGAAGAAAAAGGAAGGGCAAAACGCCCGGTTACCGGTATTGCGACAAATGAATTGGATTCTATTCAAAAGAAGATGGTTGAATTCAATAAAATGATAAATCCTCACTATGATCCTAAAATCAGTATTGAAACAATTGATAATGCCTCAATTCTAGTAATATGGGTTCCTGGAGGAAATCAACGGCCATACGAAGTTCCTGAAGATGTTACGATTAAGAAGGACAAGAAATACCGTTACTATATTCGAAGGTATGCAAGTACTGTTCAGGCAGATAAGGACGAACGGGATGAATTGATAAGTCTCACCCGACAAACTCCATTCGATGACAGGATTAACACTCAGGCAAGTGTTGAAGATATTTCTCCATTATTAGTCAGGGAATATCTGCAGAATGTGAAAAGTTCACTGATCGAGCAAATCGAAACAACTCCCATTAATGATATTTACAGAGCAATGGATTTAGTGAGTGGTCCCGACGAATTGCTTTATCCGAAAAATATTGCCTTGATGATGTTTAATTATCGGCCGGAAAAATTCTTTCCTTATTCCCGAATTGAGATTGTTGAATTTCCTAATGGATTGGGAGATCCTGTATTTTATGAAAAGCCTACAATAACAGGTCCGGTTTATTTGCAGATACAGAAGGCGCTTGCCCAGTTAGAAAGTATCGTGTTAAAAGAGCGAATATATAAATTGCCTGATAGAGCAGAGGCGGAACGTATATGGAATTATCCTTTCCGGGCTTTGGAAGAAAGTGTTGTGAACGCCTTATATCACAGAAATTGGGAAGTTAGAGAGCCAGTTGAAATACGGATTTTACCGGATTGCATTGAGATTGTTAACCAGGGAGGTCCTGACCGAAGTGTCAAAATGGAAGAGCTACAAAAAGGAATTATTCATAACCGGAGATATCGAAACCGGAGAATTGGCGATTTTCTAAAAGAATTAGACATGACTGAAGGAAGGGGAACGGGCATTCCAATTATCCGCAAGGAAATGGAAAAGAACGGCTCGCCTGAACCTCGCTTTGAAACAGACGAAAATCACAGTTATTTTATAACAACACTTCCAATACATCCTGCCTTCCTTTTGGAAGAAGAAATGAGTGAAGGGGTACACAAAGGGGTTAAACTTTCTGATGGACAGCATGATGCTATTTTTAATCTTATTCATGAGGGTGTAAATGAGGGTGTAAATGAGGGTGTAAATGAGAATGTGTATGATATCATAAACATTCTCAAAAATGTAGCAGGATTAAACGCAGTGGAGATAGCATCCCGAACAAAAAGAGGACTCTCTACTGTTGAGCGATACCTTCGTTTGTTACGGAAAAAAGAAATCGTTGAATTCAAGGGAGTACCTAAAACAGGGGGTTATTATCTGACCAAGAAAGCGAAAGATAAACTGAAATAG
- a CDS encoding primase-helicase family protein: MKGKINDCGKYIRIGTTLYKTVQRPLISGDYIEEKIPWSYETLRQDYGKNNLPEIEKYDGFCIIPDHVNYKQVHGTYLNQYEPISHLPSSGDFPNIRSFLNHIFGEQIELGMDYLQILYTRPTQMLPILLLVSNERNTGKTTFLRFLKMIFGKNATFNTNEDFRSQFNADWANRLLVLVDELLLNKMEDTEKIKNLSTAGDYKIEAKGKDRREIEFFAKFVLCSNNERNPIIIPKEEVRFWVRKINLIEKDNIHLRGQMAAEIPHFLNFLLCRELSSKNESRMWFHPLTLDTPALQKIKKYNTNKIEIEMAAYCYEVMDGLKQTKLRCCPKDLMDVLRESGLRADINIIRNILKDSWGLNSEKNGEYSFYLIGIDGEFIPVKRKGRYMEIEISVVDKILL; encoded by the coding sequence ATGAAAGGAAAAATAAATGATTGCGGAAAATATATCCGCATTGGGACGACTTTGTACAAAACGGTACAACGTCCACTCATCAGCGGCGATTACATCGAGGAGAAAATCCCCTGGAGTTACGAAACACTACGGCAGGACTATGGCAAAAACAATCTTCCGGAGATCGAAAAGTACGATGGGTTTTGTATTATTCCCGACCATGTTAACTATAAACAAGTGCATGGGACATACCTTAATCAATATGAACCTATATCTCATTTACCCAGCTCTGGGGACTTTCCCAACATTCGCAGTTTCCTGAATCATATTTTCGGAGAACAGATCGAGTTGGGTATGGATTACCTGCAGATCCTTTATACCCGGCCAACGCAAATGTTGCCGATTCTGTTACTGGTTTCCAATGAACGTAATACGGGAAAAACAACATTCCTGCGGTTTTTAAAAATGATTTTTGGCAAAAATGCAACGTTCAACACGAATGAAGATTTTCGAAGCCAGTTTAATGCAGACTGGGCCAACCGCCTGTTGGTTTTGGTTGATGAATTGCTTTTGAATAAAATGGAAGATACAGAGAAAATCAAGAATCTTTCAACGGCAGGCGACTATAAAATTGAGGCCAAGGGCAAAGATCGAAGGGAGATTGAGTTTTTTGCAAAATTTGTTCTTTGTTCCAACAATGAACGAAATCCAATAATTATTCCCAAAGAGGAGGTACGGTTTTGGGTCCGCAAAATCAATCTGATTGAAAAGGACAATATTCATCTCCGGGGACAGATGGCGGCAGAAATTCCGCATTTCTTAAATTTTCTTCTTTGCCGGGAACTCTCTTCTAAAAATGAATCCCGGATGTGGTTTCATCCATTAACCCTCGACACACCAGCCTTACAGAAAATCAAAAAGTACAACACCAATAAGATTGAAATAGAAATGGCTGCTTATTGTTATGAGGTAATGGATGGTTTGAAACAAACCAAATTGCGATGTTGCCCCAAAGACCTTATGGACGTATTGCGCGAATCAGGGTTACGTGCTGATATTAACATCATCCGAAATATACTAAAAGACAGTTGGGGTCTGAATTCTGAAAAGAACGGTGAATACAGTTTTTATCTTATTGGCATTGATGGAGAATTCATCCCGGTGAAAAGAAAAGGACGATACATGGAAATTGAAATATCGGTGGTAGATAAAATACTGTTGTAA